GAGGGTCTCTGCCTTCGTGTTCGGATCCGGAGATGCATGGCGTGCCCCGCCCCCCTCTTTCCCTCCAGGAAAACCCACTTCCGGTCAGAAGATCTGGGTCTGAGTCCGGTTTCCGCCACCGCTTTCCTTGGGGTTCCGGGACTTTGGCCTTGGCGGGGTTTCCGTCTCCGGCTCTTTCCCGGCCTTGGCTCCGGTGGTTGGTTCCATCCCGACCGCCGAAGCCCCGAATCTCCCCTCGATTCCTGAGACCCTCCTTTCCCGCCTGTGATGCTCCTCCGACGGCTGATTCTCTGAGGACGGAAGGCTTGGCAAGGCTTGGTTGGGGAGGAAGCCCGGCCGGAGGGAGAGAGGGGCCCGTTCTTCGGGACCGCCCAACGTTTTCCAAATTCCTGTTAACTGGGAATAAAAGGAGAGTGACTGGAGTGGAGGGTCGATGGAGACGCTTCCTTCCTTGGACAAGAGAAGGACGGAGGGGGCGGCGGAGGGGGAGGGACAGGCACCGCTGGAGGGATTTCCGTTCATTGCGTTTTCTTGTCGTTGCTTCGATATCACGAGCCAAGCCGTGACGTGTTCAGAGAGTCTCTACTGCTCTTTATACAGAcatatctatgtatatatatatatatatatatatatatataatttaaaaattgctGTGTGTAAATATTGAACTATTAACTGTTTATATTAGGGAAGAAAATTCTGAATAAATTATCCAATTAATATTGTCAGATATGAACGCCTGTCTTGTTTTGCGATgtgtttatgacagaaccaattaggaaacggcATTTATtgcccaggaacagaaatcacaccacaccatcaaaccactcccgacagatggccatcagcctctgttcctggaccaaatgtggcacacagacctgaGAGGCCAAAATTTAGGGttagggaactgaccttcctttctgggagttgtagttcacccacaatttaGGGAAACTGACCTCCACCgaggatggaccaggaccaagctTGACCCAAAGAACCCCCAGGACTAACTCCACCCACTGGAGGGGTTGGAGGGGACTCACTCACccgagtgggagttgtagttcaccctacagccagagagcacactcagccccacccatgatgcatccagagcagaattgtccaacatcacaaactttaagCACTGGcggagtttagtaaaatgggatgaaacgaaaaagcgagtttagtaaaatgggatgaaacgaaatagcgagtttagtaaaatgggatgaaacgaaatagcgagtttagtaaaatgggatgaaacgaaatagcgagtttagtaaaatgggatgaaaggaaatagcgagtttagtaaaatgggatgaaacaaaatagcgagtttagtaaaatgggatgaaaggaaatagcgagtttagtaaaatgggatgaaaggaaatagcgagtttagtaaaatgggatgaaacgaaatagcgagtttagtaaaatgggatgaaaggaaatagcgagtttggtaaaatgggatgaaacgaaatagcgagtttagtaaaatggggtgaaacgaaatagcgagtttagtaaaatgggatgaaaggaaatagcgagtttagtaaaatgggatgaaacgaaatagcgagtttagtaaaatgggatgaaaggaaatagcgagtttagtaaaatgggatgaagcgaaatagcgagtttagtaaaatgggatgaagcgAAATAGCGAGTGtaataaaatgggatgaaacgaaatagcgagtttagtaaaatgggatgaaaggaaatagcgagtttagtaaaatgggatgaaacgaaatagcgagtttagtaaaatgggatgaaaggaaatagcgagtttagtaaaatgggatgaaacgaaatagcgagtttagtaaaatgggatgaagcgAAATAGCGAGTGtaataaaatgggatgaaacgaaatagcgagtttagtaaaatgggatgaaacgaaatagcgagtttagtaaaatgggatgaaacgaaatagcgagtgtaataaaatgggatgaaaggaaatagcgagtttagtaaaatgggatgaaacgaaatagcgagtttagtaaaatgggatgaaaggaaatagcgagtttagtaaaatgggatgaaacgaaatagcgagtttagtaaaatgggatgaagcgAAATAGCGAGTGTaataaaatgggatgaaaggaaatagcgagtttagtaaaatgggatgaaacgaaatagcgagtttagtaaaatgggatgaaaggaaatagcgagtttagtaaaatgggatgaaacgaaatagcgagtttagtaaaatgggatgaagcgAAATAGCGAGTGtaataaaatgggatgaaactaaatagcgagtttagtaaaatgggatgaaacgaaatagcgagtttagtaaaatgggatgaaacgaaatagcgagtttagtaaaatgggatgaaacgaaatagcgagtttagtaaaatgggatgaaaggaaatagcgagtttagtaaaatgggatgaaacgaaatagcgagtttagtaaaatgggatgaaaggaaatagcgagtttagtaaaatgggatgaaaggaaatagcgagtttagtaaaatgggatgaaacgaaatagcgagtttagtaaaatgggatgaaaggaaatagcgagtttggtaaaatgggatgaaacgaaatagcgagtttagtaaaatggggtgaaacgaaatagcgagtttagtaaaatgggatgaaaggaaatagcgagtttagtaaaatgggatgaaacgaaatagcgagtttagtaaaatgggatgaaaggaaatagcgagtttagtaaaatgggatgaagcgaaatagcgagtttagtaaaatgggatgaaaggaaatagcgagtttagtaaaatgggatgaaacgaaatagcgagtttagtaaaatgggatgaagcgAAATAGCGAGTGTaataaaatgggatgaaaggaaatagcgagtttggtaaaatgggatgaaaggaaatagcgagtttagtaaaatgggatgaaaggaaatagtgagtttggtaaaatgggatgaaacgaaatagcgagtttagtaaaatgggatgaaacgaaatagcaagtttggtaaaatgggatgaaatgaCGAGTGAGAAGCAGGGCGAGTGGAGTGACGAGCTGAAAAAACTCGGAGAATTTCGGTCTGCCCATCGGCACGAGGAACGGGCATCTCCGGCTTTTCCCGTCATGGATGCCCGTGCCCGTTCTCCCCAGAAACAAGGCCAGACCATCTGGACATCGGCTCCCCGTCGGTGGTGACAACCTggcccatgtcccagaagcattctctcctgacgtttcacccacatctatggcaggcatcctcagaggttgtgaggtctgt
This genomic window from Anolis carolinensis isolate JA03-04 unplaced genomic scaffold, rAnoCar3.1.pri scaffold_7, whole genome shotgun sequence contains:
- the LOC134293259 gene encoding uncharacterized protein LOC134293259 isoform X1, with translation MCVRVEGESAFLPFPSGPSRCIRHILFPLSLSLSLSSLSPSDLSHRLFLHELNRVRFLVFSMEKLSPKRSRWGTREGTWPFQRFLGLPFMGFQSEKGQEGQAGRGGRVGFGRNRDGTRQKRCPEASLGRSFGKAGGAPSVPSGPGKGGLGENWGGSLAAPPVFWGPNPPSRRALSFRARGGSLPSCSDPEMHGVPRPPLSLQENPLPVRRSGSESGFRHRFPWGSGTLALAGFPSPALSRPWLRWLVPSRPPKPRISPRFLRPSFPACDAPPTADSLRTEGLARLGWGGSPAGGREGPVLRDRPTFSKFLLTGNKRRVTGVEGRWRRFLPWTREGRRGRRRGRDRHRWRDFRSLRFLVVASISRAKP